One Streptococcus sp. S1 DNA window includes the following coding sequences:
- a CDS encoding M24 family metallopeptidase — MNQRISNLRNKMKAQNLKAVLINNLKNVYYLTNFWGSNGTALVTEERVVLFTDSRYTIHAHATCFPFVEIVETRDELTGAAEIVKDLGIKELGFEDEVTVAYHARMASVFSGISLQSLANFVMELRLIKDETEIAAIKKACSISDQAFHDILDYIKVGKTTELEAATFLDFRMRELGASGVSFDIISAAGERSAMPHATPSDRVISAGDALTLDFGCLYNHYVSDMTRTIYAGHVSDKEREIYETVLKANQALIDAAKDGLGFRDFDKIPRDVIERAGYGQYFTHGIGHGIGLDIHEEPYFSQTSKEAIQAGMVLTDEPGIYIEGLSGVRIEDDLLITETGCEVLTLAPKELIVL, encoded by the coding sequence ATGAATCAACGGATCAGCAACTTAAGAAACAAAATGAAAGCCCAAAACCTCAAAGCGGTATTGATTAACAATTTGAAAAATGTTTATTACTTGACCAATTTCTGGGGTTCAAACGGGACTGCTTTGGTGACAGAAGAACGCGTGGTCCTCTTTACAGATTCGCGCTACACCATTCATGCCCATGCGACTTGTTTCCCCTTTGTAGAGATTGTGGAAACCCGCGATGAGTTGACTGGAGCTGCAGAGATCGTAAAGGATCTTGGCATCAAAGAACTTGGTTTTGAGGACGAAGTGACGGTGGCCTACCATGCCCGCATGGCTTCTGTTTTCAGTGGCATTAGCCTTCAATCCCTAGCGAACTTTGTCATGGAATTGCGCTTGATTAAAGATGAAACTGAGATTGCGGCCATTAAAAAAGCTTGTAGCATCTCTGACCAAGCCTTCCATGATATTTTAGACTATATCAAGGTAGGGAAAACGACAGAGTTGGAAGCAGCAACTTTCCTTGATTTTAGAATGCGGGAGTTGGGAGCTTCTGGTGTATCTTTTGATATTATTTCAGCAGCTGGTGAACGCTCTGCCATGCCTCATGCGACTCCAAGTGATCGGGTCATTTCAGCAGGAGATGCCTTGACCCTTGATTTTGGTTGCTTGTATAACCACTATGTCAGCGATATGACACGGACTATCTATGCAGGACATGTCAGCGACAAGGAAAGAGAAATTTACGAAACCGTTTTGAAAGCCAATCAAGCCTTGATTGATGCGGCTAAAGATGGACTTGGCTTCCGTGATTTTGATAAAATTCCACGTGATGTGATCGAAAGAGCCGGCTATGGTCAATACTTTACTCATGGAATCGGTCATGGAATTGGGCTAGATATCCACGAAGAGCCATACTTCAGCCAAACGTCTAAAGAAGCGATTCAAGCAGGGATGGTCTTAACAGATGAGCCAGGTATTTATATCGAAGGTCTCTCTGGTGTGCGGATCGAAGATGACCTCTTGATCACAGAAACAGGCTGTGAAGTCTTGACCCTTGCTCCTAAAGAATTGATTGTCCTATAA
- the efp gene encoding elongation factor P: MIEASKLKAGMTFETADGKLIRVLEASHHKPGKGNTIMRMKLRDVRTGSTFDTSYRPEEKFEQAIIETVPAQYLYKMDDTAYFMNTETYDQYEIPVVNVEQELLYILENSEVKIQFYGSEVIGVTVPTTVELTVAETQPSIKGATVTGSGKPATMETGLVVNVPDFIEAGQKLVINTTEGTYVSRA; encoded by the coding sequence ATGATCGAAGCAAGTAAATTGAAAGCTGGTATGACTTTTGAAACAGCTGACGGAAAATTGATCCGCGTTTTGGAAGCTAGCCACCACAAACCAGGTAAAGGAAACACTATCATGCGTATGAAATTGCGTGATGTCCGTACTGGTTCAACATTTGATACAAGCTACCGTCCAGAAGAAAAATTTGAACAAGCGATTATCGAAACTGTTCCAGCTCAATACTTGTACAAAATGGATGATACAGCCTACTTCATGAACACTGAAACATATGACCAATATGAAATTCCAGTTGTGAATGTAGAACAAGAATTGCTTTACATCCTTGAAAACTCAGAAGTAAAAATTCAATTCTACGGAAGCGAAGTCATCGGTGTAACAGTACCTACAACTGTTGAATTGACTGTTGCAGAAACTCAACCATCTATCAAAGGTGCTACAGTGACTGGTTCTGGTAAACCTGCTACAATGGAAACTGGTTTGGTCGTAAACGTTCCTGACTTCATCGAAGCTGGACAAAAATTGGTCATTAACACTACTGAAGGAACTTACGTTTCTCGTGCATAA
- a CDS encoding Asp23/Gls24 family envelope stress response protein, producing MATEQFGDIVIAPRVLEKIIAIATAKVEGVYSLENKSVSDSLSKRSLGRGVYLHTEEDGQVSVDIYLYLEYGVAVPSVAVAIQKAVKSAVYDMADVTLDAVNIHVVGIATEKSPKPDLKDLFNEDFLND from the coding sequence ATGGCAACTGAACAATTTGGTGACATCGTTATTGCACCACGTGTATTAGAAAAAATTATTGCGATTGCGACAGCAAAAGTAGAGGGTGTCTATTCGCTTGAAAACAAGAGTGTTTCAGATAGCTTATCCAAACGCTCACTTGGACGTGGCGTTTACCTTCATACAGAAGAAGATGGTCAAGTTTCAGTAGACATCTATCTCTATTTAGAATATGGAGTGGCTGTACCATCTGTCGCTGTAGCCATTCAAAAAGCGGTTAAGTCTGCAGTTTATGATATGGCAGATGTAACCTTGGATGCTGTCAACATTCACGTTGTTGGTATTGCAACGGAAAAATCTCCAAAACCAGACTTGAAAGACTTGTTTAATGAGGACTTCCTCAATGACTGA
- the nusB gene encoding transcription antitermination factor NusB, whose protein sequence is MTDEILLESRRDLRERAFQALMALEYDGDIVEACRFAYLHDKDLAEDKEVDLPAFLMNLVTGVYQSKDQLDQQIGQHLKTGWTVERLTLVEKNILRLGIYEMTEFDTPQIVAVNEAVELAKAFSDETSSRFVNGVLSQFVTEE, encoded by the coding sequence ATGACTGATGAAATTTTATTAGAATCACGTCGAGATTTGCGTGAGCGCGCCTTCCAAGCCTTGATGGCCTTGGAATACGATGGAGACATTGTTGAAGCTTGTCGCTTTGCTTATCTACATGACAAGGACCTAGCAGAAGACAAAGAAGTCGATCTTCCTGCCTTTCTCATGAATCTCGTGACGGGTGTCTATCAGTCAAAAGATCAACTAGACCAACAAATCGGTCAACATTTGAAAACCGGCTGGACTGTTGAGCGCTTGACCTTGGTAGAGAAAAACATCCTTCGTCTGGGAATTTATGAAATGACAGAGTTTGATACACCACAGATCGTCGCAGTCAATGAAGCGGTGGAATTGGCCAAGGCCTTTTCAGATGAAACCTCTTCACGATTTGTCAACGGTGTCCTCAGTCAATTTGTGACAGAAGAATAA
- a CDS encoding LacI family DNA-binding transcriptional regulator, whose amino-acid sequence MVAKLTDVAKLAGVSPTTVSRVINKKGYLSEKTIQKVQEAMRELGYKPNNVARSLQGKSAKLVGLIFPNISNVFYAELIDKLEHQLFKHGYKTIICNSEHDSEKEREYIEMLEANQVDGIISGSHNLGIEDYNRVTAPIIAFDRNLSPEIPVVSSDNYAGGVLAAETLVKTGARKIIMITGNDNSNSPTGLRHAGFASVLPESMIINVSSDFSPIRKEMEIKQILTHHKPDAIFASDDLTAILIMKVARELDIQIPQDLKVIGYDGTQFIETYTPELTTIQQPLKDIAILMVDLLLQKIEGKKVATTGYFLPVSLHSGKSV is encoded by the coding sequence AAAAAACGATCCAAAAAGTCCAAGAAGCCATGCGAGAATTGGGCTATAAACCCAACAATGTTGCTCGTAGCCTCCAAGGAAAATCAGCCAAGTTAGTCGGCTTGATCTTTCCCAACATCAGCAATGTTTTCTATGCTGAATTAATCGACAAACTAGAACACCAACTCTTCAAACATGGCTATAAAACCATCATCTGCAATAGTGAGCACGACTCCGAGAAAGAGCGCGAATATATTGAGATGTTGGAGGCTAACCAGGTAGATGGCATCATTTCAGGAAGTCATAATTTGGGCATTGAAGATTACAACCGGGTAACTGCTCCTATCATTGCTTTTGACCGCAACCTCTCCCCAGAAATTCCGGTCGTCTCTTCAGACAACTACGCTGGCGGGGTGCTTGCAGCAGAAACTTTAGTAAAAACCGGAGCCCGAAAGATTATCATGATCACAGGGAATGACAACTCCAACTCTCCAACAGGCTTGCGTCATGCGGGATTTGCATCGGTTCTACCTGAGTCCATGATCATTAATGTTTCCAGTGATTTCTCCCCTATTCGCAAAGAAATGGAAATCAAACAGATTTTAACCCACCATAAACCAGACGCTATTTTTGCCTCCGATGATTTGACGGCGATCTTGATCATGAAAGTCGCTAGAGAATTAGATATTCAGATTCCTCAGGATTTGAAAGTGATTGGTTATGATGGAACCCAGTTCATCGAGACCTATACACCTGAACTGACAACCATCCAACAACCCCTCAAAGACATTGCTATTCTCATGGTGGATCTTTTACTCCAAAAGATCGAAGGAAAAAAAGTAGCGACTACCGGTTATTTCTTGCCCGTTAGTCTCCACTCTGGAAAAAGTGTCTAA